AGCACGGCCGTGGCCAGTCGCGTCTTTCCGATGCCTGCCTCGCCCACGACCAGAGCGCCTCGGCCGTGCGTGACCGCGCGCAACAGCATCGACCGTTGCGCCGCACGGCCCACCAACGGCCAGGCCAGGGCGTCCACCTCGGAGCCGATCGGGTCGCCGGGCAAATCGACATGCACGGATCCGATCCTAATGGTGCGCCCGGCACGCGGCCGCTCGTCGGATCCGCGATCAGAAGGGCCAAATCGTCTGAAAACTCCAGGCATCGGCGGAGCCGATCTTCAAACCTGGTGAGTACCGTCGGGTGCAATTGAGTACCAGCTACTCATGTGGACCGCATGTCTCCACGGGACTATTTCGGACGACCGATCCCGATGTTTCCCTGGAGGTTCGCGTATGCACAAGGGTTCGCCGCACCCAAATCAGAGCAAATCAGCTGTCTGGATGCGCTCGATCAGCGTCATGCTGGCATTCGTGCTCGTGAGCACGTTCGCCATTTCGGCCCCCGCTCACGCCGCCCTCGTGATTTCGTCATTCAGCGGGACGCTGGCACCCGGCGCCTCGCAGAATCATGTGTGGAACAACGTCCCGGCGAATACCGCCTACAAGGTCGGCCTGTCGCCGGTCGGTGCCAGCACCTCGGCGATGTGCGAATTCGAGGTGACCAACCAGTGGTATGAGCGGCTGAGCACCGGAGAGCGCAAGTTCCACTGGACGATCAAGAACATCGGCACGCTCGCCTGCGGCACGAACGTCCTGCTGTCGGCGATCAGTTCGGACTCCATCCAGTCGACGGGGGGTATGGAGCCCAGCGAGATCAAGACCTTTTCGGTACAGCTCACCGCCTTCGGCGACGTGTTCGAGGTACCGCTGCTCGGCCTTGTCCCCAGTGGCGCGACCAGCGCGAACCCCTGCCGGTTCAAGGTGCGGCGGACGTGGTACCAGCGCGTGGCCCAGGGCGACGTCGCCCAGCCGGTCTACCTGCGCTACGAGGTGCAGAACACCGGCAACATCGCGTGTAGCGCCGACGTGCAGAAGGGCGCCGTCCCGGTCGAGTCCCGGCTCTCGGCGAAGAGCCTCGGCGGCGGCTCGTCCTCATCCACCCGGTGGAACAACGCCACGCCGACGTCGGCGACGCATCTGATCGGGCTGGACCCGGTGGAGCTCGGCTGCGCCATGGAAGTCACCCGCAACTGGTACCGGCAGGTCGTCAACTCGACCGGTACGACCGAGCGAGAGCTCGTGTGGACGATGAAGAATCTCGGCACGACACAGTGTTCGGCCGAGCGCGTGCTGTCCCGGATCTGATCTGCGCGACGGCTCACCTCACGCAGGTCCACATAGGAGAAGGCGGTCCCGCTGGCGCGGGGCCGCCTTCTTTCGGCAGCGGTCCGGCAAGCGTCCAAGCAGGAGCGTCCCTCGTTGCGTGTTGCCTTATGTAAGGAACAACCTATATTTTCTCTTGTGAACGCTTTGCGGCGACGTCGTCAGCACTGACGTCCCCCCAACCAACGACTAGCAACGGAGCATCCCCGTGGTCGATAGTCTCAGCGTCAACGTCTCTTGGCTCGGCATCATCGTCGGCGCCATCGCCCTGTTCATCCTCGGCGGCATCTGGTATATGCCGCTGTTCGGCAAGGTTTACCGCCGGGAGCTCGGCCTTTCCGAGCCAGGCGAAGGCGAGAGCCCGCTTCCTCCCGGCAAGACGCTCGGCAAGGCGCTGGCCGGACAGTTCATCGCCAGCCTCGCAATCGCCGGCCTGCTCGCCTGGCTCATCGGCAACGAATCTGCCGGGCACGGAGCCGTCGTGGGTCTCGTTGGTGGCGTACTCGTAGCGGCCGCCCTCACGCAGCTCCACCAGTTCGAGGGCAAGACCCTTACACACCTGCTCATCAACGTCGGCTACGTGGTGGTCGGCCTCACCGCCGTCGGCGCCATCCTCGGAGCCTTCCAGGCGTAGACGCTGGTGCTGGCTGTGCCCGGCGAGCCACAGGGCCCGCCGGGCCGCACCGGGGCCTCGGCAGGCTCTGGTCAGTCGCATCCGACGGATCTTGCCAGAAGCGGCGGTGCGGTGAGGTCCGCGGCCCTGGCGCCGGGGTAGTGCTCAGCTATGCCGGCGGACGAGCGCGAGCGTGGACAGTCCCGCGGCCAGGAAGAGGGCAGCCAGCACGGCCCAGCCGCCGCGGCCGTGGTTGATCGCTGTCGCGGTGACGACCAGCGGGGCGAGCATCGAGCCGAGTGCCGCTCCGGTCTGGCTGACGCCCTGATACGCGCCGGCGTTGTCCGGGTCGGCGAGCTCGAAGGCGAGCGTCCAGCTACCCGCCTCGGAGAGGACCTCGGCGAGGCTGTGTGCCACGGTGGCGAGGGCCAGCACCGCCACGACGACCGCGACGCCGCCGGAGGTGCCGGCCGAGTAGAGGCCGCAGCCCGCGGCCAGCAGCGCGCCGGCACGGGCGACCGAGCGTCCGGCCGCTGGGAGGTCGTGCGCCCGGCGCGCCGCCCAGACTTGGAGCAGGGACACCATCACGGTGTTGACCGCCAGGAGCGCCGCGACGGTCACCGCGGGCGCCGTCGTCCAGCCGGCCACCCACAGGGGTACACCCACGGTCAGCATGCCGAACTGCATGGTCATGACCGCGTTGAGCGCGGTGGCGGCCAGGTAGGTGCGGTCGCGCAGTGGGGAGCGACGTGCCCGTTCCGCGCGGAGCGGGGTGGCCGGGCCGGGCGGGGCGAGCCGGCGCAGGGACAGCGCGGAGACGAACAGCAGTGCCGCCGTCGACGCCATCGCCAGCATGTACGCGGGCCTCGTGCCGACCGCGAGGGCGATGGCCGCGAGGCCCGTGCCGAGGCCGATGAAGCAGTTCATGACCACGCGGAGGCGGGCGCGCACCTCGACCCGTTCCGGTCCGGTGAAGCTCTGGGCGATCATCGTGTTCAGCGCCGTGCGCTGCATGGCCTGCTGGCCGACCGCGGCGCAGGCGACGGCGACGAACGCGACCGGTGAGCTGACCGTGAGGTACGCCAGCAGCGCGACGGCCTGGCCGGCGGTGGCGGCCAGCA
This genomic stretch from Phytohabitans houttuyneae harbors:
- a CDS encoding DUF1761 domain-containing protein encodes the protein MVDSLSVNVSWLGIIVGAIALFILGGIWYMPLFGKVYRRELGLSEPGEGESPLPPGKTLGKALAGQFIASLAIAGLLAWLIGNESAGHGAVVGLVGGVLVAAALTQLHQFEGKTLTHLLINVGYVVVGLTAVGAILGAFQA
- a CDS encoding MFS transporter produces the protein MLLVASPPRAAGWVRRTLLPGDPVARALTWSTMSAALSRGVFFSVSALFFTRVAGLTPTTVGLGLTIAGAVAVAASLGAGYLAAIAGARRVLLAATAGQAVALLAYLTVSSPVAFVAVACAAVGQQAMQRTALNTMIAQSFTGPERVEVRARLRVVMNCFIGLGTGLAAIALAVGTRPAYMLAMASTAALLFVSALSLRRLAPPGPATPLRAERARRSPLRDRTYLAATALNAVMTMQFGMLTVGVPLWVAGWTTAPAVTVAALLAVNTVMVSLLQVWAARRAHDLPAAGRSVARAGALLAAGCGLYSAGTSGGVAVVVAVLALATVAHSLAEVLSEAGSWTLAFELADPDNAGAYQGVSQTGAALGSMLAPLVVTATAINHGRGGWAVLAALFLAAGLSTLALVRRHS